The following proteins are encoded in a genomic region of Amyelois transitella isolate CPQ chromosome 14, ilAmyTran1.1, whole genome shotgun sequence:
- the LOC106132281 gene encoding uncharacterized protein LOC106132281 — MEISAAIAEMVRLRDKKVESYRQQLGSGITAVSKAMSSLMTGDNKIEAIKTLSDGCRILCDLHHSQTQSRIKMITPGLAKSFLNVIQDSDRDETLFGISLPEKIKASKSIEKQGLQIKKPVPVRQPPASQNTPAPVRQQVQGNWVAPPRYASNRGGARNSEEVYSVNQTTSTNNVHSNHSIQGGPDSVITDHASLTKVHAGRIQHFYKRWLEVTNNDNILDWVRNGIPIPFTSEPVQHIVPRITLSAEEQFDMSLAIDNLLYLGAISPVDPCEDQFISSTFLAPKSNGEKRFILNLKSLNRFIPKMHFKMEDFRTTAKLLQPNWFMATIDLKESYLLIPIDIEYRKYLRFQYIDPNTNEIVIYEFNAMPYGLAIAPRCFTKIVREVVANLRSRGYKSICYLDDVCCIASSYYECHNNIQETITLFEHLGFVINYEKSQLVPKRRCKFLGFIFDTTSMTISLPADKRDKIAGLIRKFHKLPTVTIRELSQLIGVLVSACPAVRYGWLYTKILERQKYLFLHEYGFFDTKVKLRTNILEDLNWWLQNIFKTSNPLKTPNYAMEIFTDASRTGWGAYYNGLRVNGAWKDCEISFHINYLELLSIFLALKCFARDKTKCAILLRVDNTTAISYINRMGGIQFPHLNNLAREIWRWCELRQLWLFASYINTKENIEADEESRRINNDIEWELSASAFNLIVKKFGQPEIDLFASRTNAKCHEYVSWKQDPDAVTVDAFTIKWNQKIFYAFPPFSLLLNCIQKIIEDEATGILVFPMWPAQAWYPQLMDLLISDTSTPSTPDSYPGSSAALRCAFSRRGVPPTALRIMLASLSDNTLQQYGICYKLWYKYSSTLVDYMSVTDKLRPPGLDHLLMTVKRPHKNATAQTISRWIKQTLSASGVDVAVYGAHSTRHAATSKARVAGLSLDVIRKTAGSEFFGFPSSLKNFPHIMVISVGTAATAPPCGRHPEVQLS; from the exons ATGGAGATTTCAGCCGCCATTGCGGAAATGGTACGATTACGCGACAAGAAAGTTGAATCATATCGACAACAGCTAGGTTCTGGAATAACAGCAGTCAGCAAGGCAATGTCTTCTCTGATGACAGGTGATAACAAAATAGAAGCCATCAAAACACTTAGTGATGGATGTCGTATTCTCTGTGATTTACATCACTCACAGACCCAATCcagaataaaaatgataactCCGGGTCTAgctaaatcatttttaaatgtcatacAAGACAGCGACAGAGACGAGACATTATTTGGAATAAGCCTGCCTGAAAAAATCAAGGCATCCAAATCAATAGAAAAACAGGGTTTACAGATTAAAAAACCAGTCCCTGTAAGACAACCACCAGCTTCCCAAAATACACCAGCACCAGTTCGCCAACAGGTTCAGGGAAACTGGGTGGCGCCCCCTCGCTATGCGAGCAACAGGGGGGGGGCGAGGAACTCAGAAGAAGTATATTCCGTCAACCAGACGACCAGCACCAACAACGTCCACAGCAACCACTCAATCCAAGGGGGGCCAGACTCGGTCATCACGGACCACGCGTCATTAACGAAGGTACATGCAGGTCGCattcaacatttttacaaaCGTTGGCTTGAAGTCACAAATAATGATAACATTCTAGACTGGGTTCGGAATGGAATACCTATTCCATTTACATCTGAACCGGTACAACACATTGTACCCCGAATCACACTATCAGCAGAAGAACAATTTGATATGTCATTAGCGATagataatttgttatatttaggCGCTATTTCACCAGTTGACCCTTGTGAAGATCAGTTTATTTCTAGTACATTTTTAGCTCCGAAATCAAACGGAGAAAAGAGgtttattcttaatttaaaatcattaaatcGTTTCATACCAAAAATGCATTTCAAAATGGAAGATTTTAGAACGACTGCTAAGTTATTGCAACCCAATTGGTTTATGGCGACAATAGACCTAAAGGAATCGTATTTACTTATACCCATTGATATTGAATACCGTAAATATCTTAGGTTTCAATATATCGACCCCAATACAAATGAAATTGTCATTTATGAATTTAACGCGATGCCATACGGTCTCGCGATAGCCCCAAGATGTTTCACTAAGATAGTCAGGGAGGTAGTAGCTAATTTACGCAGTCGTGGTTACAAATCTATTTGTTATTTAGATGACGTTTGCTGTATAGCAAGTAGTTATTACGaatgtcataataatattcaggAGACAATAACACTTTTTGAACACCTAGGCTtcgtaattaattatgaaaaaagtcAGTTGGTACCCAAAAGAAGATGTAAATTCTTgggttttatttttgacactACATCCATGACTATTTCGTTACCCGCAGATAAACGCGATAAAATAGCTGGTTTGATTCGAAAATTTCACAAACTACCCACCGTTACCATTCGAGAATTATCACAACTAATAGGTGTTTTAGTATCTGCGTGCCCAGCGGTACGGTATGGCTGGCTGTACACTAAGATATTGGAACgacagaaatatttatttttacacgaGTATGGCTTTTTTGACACAAAGGTCAAACTTCGTACCAATATTTTGGAAGACCTAAATTGGTggttgcaaaatatttttaaaacaagcaACCCACTCAAAACCCCCAACTACGCAATGGAAATTTTTACCGACGCGTCTCGTACTGGTTGGGGAGCATACTATAATGGGTTACGGGTCAACGGTGCGTGGAAGGATTGCGAAATTagttttcatattaattacttagaaTTACTCTCGATATTTTTGGCTCTCAAATGTTTTGCTCGTGATAAGACAAAATGTGCAATCTTACTTCGTGTGGATAATACTACAGCTATAAGCTATATCAATCGCATGGGCGGGATACAATTTCCGCACCTTAACAACTTGGCCCGTGAAATTTGGCGCTGGTGCGAGTTGAGACAATTATGGTTATTCGCTTCATATATTAATAccaaagaaaatatagaaGCAGACGAGGAATCTCgtagaataaataatgatatagAATGGGAATTATCTGCATCTGCATTTAACCTTATTGTGAAAAAATTTGGCCAACCTGAAATTGATTTGTTTGCGTCACGCACTAACGCCAAGTGTCACGAGTACGTATCCTGGAAACAGGACCCAGACGCCGTCACTGTGGATGCTTTTACCATTAAGTGGAACCAAAAAATCTTTTACGCTTTTCCACctttttctttgttacttaattgtatacaaaaaattattgaagacGAAGCCACGGGCATTCTTGTTTTTCCTATGTGGCCCGCACAGGCTTGGTACCCACAGCTTATGGACTTATTGATTTCTGAT ACATCAACACCCTCTACACCAGACTCTTACCCTGGGAGCAGCGCTGCTCTCCGGTGCGCGTTCTCCCGCCGCGGCGTCCCACCGACCGCATTACGTATAATGCTGGCATCACTTTCCGATAATACCTTACAGCAGTACGGTATATGCTACAAGCTGTGGTACAAATACT CTTCTACGCTTGTAGATTACATGTCGGTAACTGATAAACTTAGGCCACCAGGTTTAGACCACCTCTTAATGACTGTGAAGCGTCCTCACAAGAACGCGACAGCACAGACGATAAGCAGGTGGATCAAACAAACGTTGAGCGCGAGCGGCGTCGACGTGGCGGTGTACGGCGCGCACAGCACGCGGCACGCCGCCACCTCGAAGGCACGCGTCGCTGGCCTTAGCTTAGATGTGATTCGGAAAACTGCCG